From Peromyscus maniculatus bairdii isolate BWxNUB_F1_BW_parent chromosome 8, HU_Pman_BW_mat_3.1, whole genome shotgun sequence, a single genomic window includes:
- the Cep295nl gene encoding protein DDC8 homolog codes for MSAKITEIERDIERATELSPSSDEEALVLRQKPELMQVPDETDVTLKQWKARQLQRLAEELKAEWREARLQQVRDMERLYLTHLLDEATGRAGGNNLTMNERNQRRSAKHMRSKGRNRAAFREEKGHREEHPRQHPKSRKKATCSERQGSSKARGQNPSEKGKGKRVPSSKSNGGYQPLGPRTGRGADLAKLNPLLVDAGETECAEEVQKEISREGRRLMGRGTAHFAQSTSHNSRGQSPQDQTADLEKPLPLSSAFRQEATPPGASCKYSDKNQWHKEIESAFEELFNTNRKLKKHLNLHLEQRLKADQNPDEPQSCTETLGEHSETLGEHSETPREESTERAERIAEESGSPLEIEAPETWSKTSLKQLLSETEYPRYQQMARHLLKSESLTPDPEAGTLSEQDDSYSESPEPGREPPKSATGEEESLTPYLEKQVGSAASWLALRQKQKAELEERRQKTLLELTEHPNMSLEIHYKAELEEERRERRRMRLAILKSYPTGVQPPAPDRTTTDQSVSLDNSLLDEDKQNQMIRDLQQQILEQNKLHKQFLEKARKRLQEFQKTF; via the coding sequence ATGTCTGCAAAAAtcacagaaatagagagagacatagagcGAGCCACCGAGCTGAGCCCCTCTTCTGATGAGGAAGCCTTAGTTTTGAGGCAGAAGCCTGAACTCATGCAAGTCCCAGACGAGACTGACGTCACTCTGAAGCAGTGGAAAGCCCGGCAGCTGCAGCGCCTGGCTGAGGAGCTGAAGGCAGAGTGGCGGGAGGCCCGCCTGCAGCAGGTCAGAGACATGGAGCGCCTCTATTTAACCCATCTGTTGGATGAAGCAACAGGGCGGGCCGGGGGAAACAACCTCACCATGAACGAACGCAACCAGAGAAGATCAGCAAAACACATGAGGTCCAAGGGGAGAAATAGAGCAGCCTTTAGAGAGGAGAAGGGCCACCGGGAAGAGCATCCCAGGCAACACCCCAAGTCCCGGAAAAAAGCAACATGCTCAGAGAGACAGGGTTCTTCCAAAGCCCGGGGCCAAAACCCCAGTGAGAAGGGTAAAGGGAAACGGGTGCCTTCGAGTAAGAGCAACGGTGGCTACCAGCCCTTGGGCCCTCGGACGGGCAGAGGGGCAGATCTGGCGAAGCTCAACCCACTCTTGGTTgatgctggggaaactgagtgTGCGGAGGAGGTACAGAAGGAAATATCCCGGGAGGGGAGGCGGCTGATGGGAAGGGGGACTGCACACTTTGCTCAGAGCACAAGTCACAACTCCAGAGGCCAGAGTCCGCAGGACCAAACAGCTGACCTAGAAAAGCCCTTGCCCCTCAGCTCCGCCTTCAGACAGGAGGCCACGCCCCCAGGGGCGTCGTGCAAGTACAGCGATAAGAATCAGTGGCATAAAGAGATCGAGTCTGCCTTCGAAGAATTGTTTAACACAAATAGAAAGCTGAAGAAGCATCTGAATTTGCACCTTGAACAGAGGCTCAAGGCGGACCAGAATCCAGATGAGccacagagctgcacagagacTCTGGGTGAGCATAGCGAGACTCTGGGTGAGCACAGCGAAACCCCCAGAGAGGAGAGTACAGAGAGGGCAGAAAGGATTGCTGAGGAGTCTGGGAGTCCTTTGGAGATTGAGGCCCCTGAAACGTGGTCCAAAACCAGTTTGAAACAGTTGCTAAGTGAGACTGAGTACCCCAGGTACCAACAGATGGCAAGGCACCTTTTAAAGAGTGAAAGCCTGACACCTGATCCCGAGGCAGGAACGTTGAGTGAACAAGATGACTCATACTCAGAAAGCCCAGAGCCGGGACGGGAGCCACCCAAGTCGGCCACAGGGGAGGAAGAGAGCCTTACGCCTTACCTGGAGAAACAGGTGGGCTCTGCAGCAAGCTGGCTGGCTCTGAGGCAAAAACAGAAGGCAGAGTTGGAGGAGAGAAGGCAAAAGACATTGCTGGAGCTGACAGAACACCCCAACATGAGCTTGGAAATCCACTACAAGGCCGAGCTGGAGGAGGAACGTAGGGAGCGCAGAAGGATGCGCTTGGCCATCCTCAAGTCTTATCCTACTGGggtccagcccccagcccctgaCCGAACAACCACCGACCAAAGCGTTTCCCTGGACAACAGCCTTCTGGATGAGGACAAACAGAACCAGATGATCCGTGACCTTCAGCAGCAGATTTTAGAGCAAAACAAGTTACACAAGCAGTTTTTGGAAAAAGCCAGGAAACGCTTGCAAGAgtttcaaaaaacattttaa